One window of Cervus elaphus chromosome 2, mCerEla1.1, whole genome shotgun sequence genomic DNA carries:
- the CD248 gene encoding endosialin has protein sequence MLLRLLLAWAAAVPTLGQAPWATEPRAACAPGSCYALFPRRRTFLEAWRACRELGGDLATPRTLEEARRVDSLVGSGPASRLLWIGLQRQARQCQPQRPLRGFTWTTGDQDTAFTNWAQPATGGPCPAQRCAALEASGEHRWLEGSCTLAVDGYLCQFGFEGSCPALPEEVGQAGPAVYTTPFHLVSAEFEWLPFGSVAAVPCQAGRKASLLCVKQPEGGVGWSRTGPLCPGTGCGPDNGGCEHECVEAADGRVSCRCSEGFRLAADGRSCEDPCAHAPCEQQCEPGGPQGYSCHCRLGFRPAEDEPHRCVDTDECQIAGVCQQMCVNYVGGFECYCSEGHELEADGISCSPAGAMGARASQDLEDGLLDEGEEEEDEEEAWEAFDGSWTEMPGIPWMEATQSSDFDLAYRPSFPEDGEPGLPYLYPTWPPPLSAPGAPHHPSVLSVTRPVVVSATRPPLPSAHQPAIISATRPPLAPAPQPPVIPAIHPALPSDHQFPMISANYPDLPSAHRPLVISAAQPGPTPAHQPPVASAKYPKLFPAHQSPMFPDTQVVDTQNTTRLPRIPANHTPLVTSSSPPQPPVTPDVPILKAQAGHHPVTSTVQPSRTTAFRSPVPPAHQAPVPAASQPPAFHTPLPPRSSTSQTSSLTSTPHPHSKAPQVPREGTPDPSLAPWLPSAAPTSAPPALGEASPAGRSRRDDRWLLVALLVPTCVFLVVLLALGIVYCTRCGPHAPNKRVTDCYHWVTHTGSKGPTEPAPHRGSLTGVQTCRTSV, from the coding sequence ATGCTGCTGCGCCTGCTGCTGGCCTGGGCGGCCGCGGTGCCCACACTGGGCCAGGCCCCCTGGGCCACCGAGCCCCGTGCTGCCTGCGCCCCGGGCAGCTGTTACGCGCTCTTCCCGCGGCGCCGCACTTTCCTGGAGGCCTGGCGGGCTTGCCGCGAGCTGGGGGGCGACCTGGCCACCCCACGGACCCTCGAGGAGGCTCGGCGTGTggacagcctggtgggctccggGCCGGCCAGCCGGCTGCTGTGGATCGGGCTGCAGCGGCAGGCCCGGCAATGCCAGCCCCAGCGCCCGCTGCGCGGCTTCACGTGGACCACGGGGGACCAGGACACTGCCTTCACCAACTGGGCCCAGCCTGCCACAGGCGGGCCCTGCCCGGCCCAGCGCTGCGCCGCCCTGGAGGCAAGTGGCGAGCATCGCTGGCTGGAGGGCTCTTGCACGCTGGCCGTCGATGGTTACCTGTGCCAGTTTGGTTTCGAGGGCTCCTGCCCCGCGCTCCCCGAGGAGGTGGGCCAGGCCGGCCCAGCCGTCTACACCACGCCCTTCCACCTGGTCTCCGCGGAGTTTGAGTGGCTGCCCTTCGGCTCTGTGGCTGCCGTGCCCTGCCAGGCTGGCAGAAAAGCCTCTCTGCTCTGCGTGAAGCAGCCTGAGGGTGGCGTGGGCTGGTCGCGGACAGGCCCCTTGTGCCCCGGTACCGGCTGCGGCCCCGACAACGGGGGCTGTGAACACGAGTGCGTCGAGGCGGCGGACGGTCGGGTGTCCTGTCGCTGCAGCGAGGGCTTCCGGCTGGCAGCGGACGGGCGCAGCTGCGAGGACCCGTGTGCCCATGCCCCGTGCGAGCAGCAGTGTGAGCCTGGAGGGCCTCAGGGCTACAGCTGCCACTGTCGCCTGGGTTTCCGGCCTGCCGAGGATGAGCCGCACCGCTGCGTGGACACGGACGAGTGCCAGATTGCCGGCGTGTGCCAGCAGATGTGTGTCAACTATGTCGGTGGCTTCGAGTGCTACTGCAGTGAGGGCCACGAGCTGGAAGCTGATGGCATCAGCTGCAGCCCCGCCGGAGCCATGGGCGCCCGGGCATCCCAGGACCTCGAGGATGGGTTGCTGGatgaaggggaggaggaagaggacgaAGAGGAAGCCTGGGAGGCCTTCGATGGTAgctggacagagatgcctgggatcccatggatggaggccaCGCAGTCATCCGACTTTGACCTGGCCTATAGACCTAGCTTCCCAGAGGACGGGGAGCCAGGGCTGCCCTACCTGTACCCCACCTGGCCACCCCCACTTAGTGCCCCCGGGGCCCCCCACCACCCTTCAGTGCTCTCTGTCACCCGGCCTGTGGTGGTCTCGGCCACGCGCCCGCCACTGCCTTCTGCCCACCAACCCGCTATTATCTCTGCCACACGCCCACCCCTGGCCCCGGCCCCGCAGCCCCCCGTGATCCCTGCCATACACCCAGCTTTGCCCTCTGACCACCAGTTCCCCATGATCTCAGCCAACTACCCAGACCTGCCTTCTGCCCACCGACCCCTCGTTATCTCTGCCGCACAGCCAGGACCGACCCCTGCCCACCAGCCCCCAGTGGCCTCAGCCAAATATCCCAAGCTCTTCCCCGCTCACCAGTCCCCCATGTTCCCAGACACCCAGGTCGTTGATACCCAGAACACCACACGTTTGCCTCGAATCCCAGCTAACCACACCCCTCTGGTCACCTCCTCCAGTCCCCCTCAACCCCCTGTGACCCCAGATGTCCCGATCCTCAAAGCCCAGGCTGGCCACCATCCCGTTACTTCTACCGTCCAGCCTTCTCGGACCACCGCTTTCAGGTCCCCTGTGCCCCCTGCCCATCAAGCGCCTGTGCCTGcggcctcccagcccccagccttccACACTCCTCTGCCCCCTCGGAGCTCCACTAGCCAGACCTCCTCACTCACCAGCACTCCACACCCCCACTCCAAAGCCCCACAAGTCCCAAGGGAAGGCACTCCTGACCCTAGTCTGGCTCCATGGCTGCCCTCGGCGGCCCCCACATCAGCTCCTCCAGCCCTGGGGGAGGCCAGTCCAGCTGGCCGAAGCCGGAGGGATGACCGGTGGCTCCTGGTGGCACTCCTAGTGCCAACATGCGTCTTCTTGGTGGTCCTGCTTGCACTGGGCATCGTGTACTGTACCCGCTGTGGCCCCCACGCGCCCAACAAGCGCGTGACCGACTGCTATCACTGGGTCACCCACACCGGGAGCAAGGGCCCGACGGAACCCGCGCCCCACCGGGGCAGCCTCACAGGGGTGCAGACCTGCAGAACCAGCGTGTGA